In the genome of Afipia felis ATCC 53690, the window GCCGGGACGGGCTGATGGCGTCCAGCGCTTTATTCGCGAGAAGATTCACCTAGAAGCATTCGCCGGGAGATGCGCTTGACGCGAGCGAAGTGCTTCGCATCATGCCGCCTCTTCATACAAAGGAATTCCAGCCAATGTCGCTGCCCGCCGAGACGGTTCAACTGCTGCAACGTATTTCCACCGCCACTATCACCACAGTGCTTCTGAAGAAGGGGCTGCGTAATGTCTGGATGCGCGGCACGCGCCCGCTTCGGCCGGGGCAGAAGCGGCTCGTCGGCCCTGCCTTCACGCTGCGTTTTGTCCCCGCGCGCGAGGATCTTGCGACGCCGGAATCGTGGTCGAAGCCGATTTCCACCCGCACCGCGATCGAGGCGATGCCGGAAGGCTGTATCGCGGTCGTCGATGCCATGGGGATTACCGACGCCGGCATTTTCGGCGACATCCTGTGCATGCGCATGGCAAAGCGGGGCGTCACCGCGCTCGTTACCGATGGCGTGATGCGTGACGTGGAAGGCGTGCTGGGTACCGGCCTGCCGGTCTGGTGCGACGGCGCGGCGGCTCCGCCGTCGGTCGCGGGCCTCACCTTCGTGAACTGGGGCGAGCCGATAGGCTGCGGCGGCGTCGCGGTGTTTCCGGACGATATCATCGTGGCCGATGAGGACGGCGCAGTCGTGATTCCGCAGGCTTTCCTGCCGCTGATCCTGGAGCAGGGCGAGGAGCAGGAGCGTGTTGAAGCGTGGATCGTCAATGAGGTTCAGCAGG includes:
- a CDS encoding ribonuclease activity regulator RraA — translated: MSLPAETVQLLQRISTATITTVLLKKGLRNVWMRGTRPLRPGQKRLVGPAFTLRFVPAREDLATPESWSKPISTRTAIEAMPEGCIAVVDAMGITDAGIFGDILCMRMAKRGVTALVTDGVMRDVEGVLGTGLPVWCDGAAAPPSVAGLTFVNWGEPIGCGGVAVFPDDIIVADEDGAVVIPQAFLPLILEQGEEQERVEAWIVNEVQQGAPLPGLYPMSADTKARYEAWKKTQK